In Syntrophorhabdaceae bacterium, the following are encoded in one genomic region:
- the pilM gene encoding pilus assembly protein PilM — protein MDILGVDIGTVSIKYVRCKGTAGKSIIASQGDYPYKGDFEDLELILADIRTKEGADVEAVVGLSSPDIIKKTFTIPRLPKKEQKDAMDWASAKALSSSLDGMVYEYLMLGQIEEKGVMKDEVLFVGAQKGWIERIASTFQRAGFPEVTLITDIAFGYVYALGEIGDKSVAVIDVGGKRTGLYIANGRRLMFAREILTASESFSDALMSGGPELSFDQAERYKREKGFDEEFSEIMKIPFERLAGEVQRTFSVYNQRYPEKPITGVYVTGRGAKIPRFFDKLEETLVEQVNYLETIQGIEDKYIPAHTLCMNLEVLPNLLPEGARKREQDRLMRRSISMATIAIAGILFLVSLYMWGASRNVDTRINMERKTLETMKRGLSTLGTRASNVLDTSDITFIRNEIQRKDLTFITLMKYLSSRIPGDVYLKSIEFGGDIQSDVPSSAQKTQNTPSSVQPAQGALLSSTSQPLKRTPVGDYYPLTLRGFIFGEPDALELSLFNLVLSLKQSGFIDHVEIVAKENGRMKGRPITEFIIAARCMKHEL, from the coding sequence TTGGATATATTAGGCGTCGATATCGGGACGGTCAGCATCAAGTATGTGAGATGCAAAGGAACCGCGGGCAAAAGTATCATTGCATCTCAGGGTGACTATCCCTATAAGGGCGATTTTGAAGACCTCGAGTTAATACTTGCCGATATCCGGACCAAAGAAGGTGCCGACGTCGAAGCGGTTGTGGGCCTCTCCTCTCCCGATATTATCAAAAAAACGTTTACTATTCCCCGCCTTCCAAAGAAGGAGCAGAAGGATGCAATGGATTGGGCATCGGCCAAGGCCCTCTCATCCTCACTGGACGGAATGGTGTATGAATACCTCATGCTCGGCCAGATCGAAGAAAAAGGCGTCATGAAAGATGAGGTCCTCTTTGTCGGCGCTCAAAAGGGTTGGATTGAACGTATCGCTTCAACTTTTCAGAGGGCGGGCTTTCCAGAAGTTACCCTCATTACCGATATTGCTTTTGGCTACGTCTATGCACTTGGAGAGATCGGCGACAAATCGGTTGCCGTTATCGACGTGGGAGGAAAACGGACCGGCCTTTACATCGCCAACGGTCGAAGACTCATGTTTGCGAGAGAGATATTAACGGCGTCCGAGAGTTTTTCCGATGCCTTGATGAGCGGCGGTCCGGAACTGAGCTTTGATCAGGCTGAGCGCTACAAACGTGAAAAGGGCTTCGACGAGGAATTCTCCGAGATCATGAAAATCCCTTTTGAGCGCCTTGCCGGTGAAGTCCAAAGGACATTCAGCGTATATAACCAGAGATATCCGGAAAAGCCCATTACGGGCGTATACGTAACGGGGCGGGGCGCAAAAATACCACGGTTCTTTGATAAACTCGAAGAGACGCTTGTGGAGCAGGTAAATTACCTGGAAACGATCCAGGGCATCGAAGACAAATACATACCCGCACACACCCTGTGCATGAATCTGGAGGTGTTACCCAACCTTTTACCGGAAGGTGCAAGAAAGAGAGAGCAGGACAGACTCATGAGACGCTCTATATCCATGGCGACCATCGCCATTGCGGGAATCCTCTTTCTCGTTTCTCTCTATATGTGGGGCGCTTCACGAAACGTTGATACGCGAATAAACATGGAGCGAAAGACGCTTGAAACTATGAAGCGGGGCTTGAGCACATTAGGTACGAGGGCGAGCAACGTGCTCGACACGTCCGATATAACATTTATCAGGAACGAGATTCAGAGGAAAGATCTTACCTTCATCACCCTCATGAAGTATCTCTCATCGCGGATTCCGGGCGACGTCTATTTGAAATCCATCGAGTTTGGCGGTGATATCCAGTCCGACGTGCCCTCGTCAGCGCAAAAGACGCAGAATACCCCCTCATCCGTGCAGCCGGCCCAGGGGGCCCTCTTAAGCTCTACAAGCCAGCCGCTCAAGAGAACACCTGTCGGCGATTATTATCCGCTCACGCTCAGAGGGTTTATTTTCGGAGAGCCTGATGCACTTGAATTGAGTCTATTTAATCTCGTCTTGTCTCTCAAACAATCAGGTTTCATTGATCATGTGGAAATAGTCGCAAAAGAAAACGGCAGGATGAAGGGAAGGCCCATCACGGAATTCATAATCGCGGCGAGGTGCATGAAGCATGAACTTTAG
- a CDS encoding type II secretion system protein, which translates to MNHEKCLRYGKGFTLIEITIVIVILGILSVFTFSFIDSAVKTYTIASKQRLLYQQGSYIMERISRELRDAEWVTNSTFYVNSLYFYRPDLSATNVVDKNQYVLILRDNSNNLYRFSRSTSDPFWVPSLSANNVIGRNVTRFVVNLTTSGQHLNDYANITLELTDPQDSTMKVTMQETMSPKNPIGLNCFWWPWLFCTQTYDYTNRSFNGDYEDIVQ; encoded by the coding sequence ATGAACCATGAGAAATGTTTACGGTACGGTAAGGGATTTACCTTAATAGAAATCACCATAGTGATCGTGATACTGGGCATCCTGTCCGTGTTCACCTTTTCTTTCATTGACAGCGCGGTAAAAACCTACACCATTGCGAGCAAGCAACGGCTGCTTTATCAGCAGGGATCGTACATCATGGAGAGAATCTCAAGGGAGTTACGGGACGCGGAGTGGGTAACAAACTCGACATTCTATGTGAATAGCCTTTATTTTTACAGGCCCGATCTATCCGCGACTAATGTGGTGGACAAGAACCAGTATGTGTTGATACTGCGCGATAACAGCAACAACCTTTACCGGTTTTCGCGCTCTACTTCGGATCCGTTTTGGGTACCCTCGCTCTCTGCGAACAATGTGATAGGGAGGAATGTTACTCGATTCGTCGTAAATTTGACGACCAGCGGCCAGCACTTAAATGACTACGCGAACATAACGCTGGAACTGACGGACCCGCAGGACAGTACCATGAAGGTCACGATGCAGGAAACCATGTCACCGAAGAATCCGATAGGCTTAAACTGCTTCTGGTGGCCTTGGTTGTTCTGCACTCAGACATATGATTATACGAACAGATCGTTCAATGGTGATTATGAAGATATTGTTCAGTAA
- a CDS encoding prepilin-type N-terminal cleavage/methylation domain-containing protein, translating to MSRGQSRGFTLIELIIFIVVGAIILPASFVAFTSAMKYFSAPDYYVKARFYTEQKMEELTSYTYTNIAVPTNPPNNDVPEANYQRNWTTSFIDLSLSISGSDVGYKKITVSTIMPDGSVYDASTIVTKRPKAP from the coding sequence ATGAGCAGAGGGCAAAGCAGAGGTTTTACCCTTATAGAACTCATCATTTTTATCGTGGTCGGCGCTATCATTTTGCCCGCCTCGTTTGTCGCCTTTACAAGTGCCATGAAATACTTTTCCGCGCCGGATTACTACGTTAAGGCAAGGTTTTATACCGAGCAGAAGATGGAGGAGTTGACGAGCTATACCTACACAAATATAGCGGTTCCAACTAATCCACCAAACAACGATGTACCTGAGGCCAACTACCAAAGGAACTGGACCACCAGTTTCATAGATTTATCTCTTAGTATCTCGGGCTCAGATGTGGGCTACAAGAAGATAACTGTGTCCACCATAATGCCGGATGGTTCGGTCTATGATGCCTCCACTATCGTGACAAAAAGGCCCAAAGCACCATGA
- a CDS encoding glycosyltransferase family 2 protein — MLLSIIIPAYNEINFIDAIIAAVSSTPYDKEIIVVDDSSTDGTREYLKGLKQEGLSTIFHDANQGKGAAIRTGIARAQGDIIIIQDADLEYDPRDYPKLLEPILEGKADVVYGSRFLGGPHRVFYFWHYLGNYLVTLISNVFANLNLTDMETGYKVFTREALNGITIESNRFGFEPEITAKIAKKKCRIYEIPISYYGRGYEEGKKITWRDGIKAFFTIVKYNLFR, encoded by the coding sequence GTGCTCTTATCGATCATTATTCCCGCTTATAACGAGATCAATTTTATTGACGCAATTATCGCAGCTGTCAGCAGCACACCGTATGATAAGGAGATTATCGTAGTGGACGACTCCTCCACAGACGGCACGCGTGAATATCTGAAAGGATTGAAACAGGAAGGCTTGAGCACGATCTTTCATGATGCAAACCAGGGAAAGGGTGCGGCTATAAGAACCGGCATTGCCCGAGCGCAGGGCGATATCATCATCATACAGGACGCCGACCTTGAATACGATCCGAGGGATTACCCAAAGCTGCTCGAGCCAATTCTCGAGGGAAAGGCCGATGTGGTTTACGGCTCGCGGTTTCTTGGCGGTCCCCATCGGGTATTCTACTTCTGGCATTACCTGGGAAACTATCTGGTTACGCTCATCTCGAACGTGTTCGCGAATCTCAATCTTACTGATATGGAAACGGGATACAAGGTGTTCACGCGCGAGGCGTTGAACGGCATTACCATAGAGTCGAACAGGTTCGGCTTTGAACCGGAGATAACCGCCAAGATCGCAAAGAAGAAGTGCCGGATTTACGAAATACCTATTTCCTACTACGGGCGAGGCTACGAAGAAGGCAAGAAGATCACCTGGCGGGATGGCATCAAGGCCTTCTTCACAATTGTAAAATATAATCTATTCCGGTAG
- a CDS encoding AAA family ATPase, giving the protein MEIPYLEYFGLTEKPFGMSPDPAFYFESEEHKKAFDYLTFFTSQQEGFALIYGDVGSGKTTISRIFLNSLDREAYNTALILNPVTDETEFMKELLKEFSIQYEPHTKKELYDTLRHFLLEEFQKGKENILIIDEAQLLSYEMLEFIRLLSNIETDKRKILHTVFFAQPEFLDRLKDPGLRHLAQRITVTYGIRPLTYHEVKSYINYRLFKAGSRGPLEFQDRAVRLIHMASKGYPRLINYICDRCLLVLYAASAHTVDTSVVSKVLIEESIPLASVKKTWREKSMRIYPLAGGAALLVILGMAGYHFFLPDSHRHFLTGAKTPSQMSAAPKSEAQDNSYAQNNGQTGAYATGMASGGASSGSGNIEIPLRKVVVNTEAANVRLSPDTNSQRIGTIMKGAILPVFAEQIDKNNLKWYRIVLYEGTEGWIASTVVEAD; this is encoded by the coding sequence ATGGAAATTCCGTATCTTGAATACTTCGGCTTGACGGAAAAGCCTTTCGGCATGTCGCCGGACCCCGCATTCTATTTTGAGTCAGAGGAACACAAGAAGGCCTTCGATTACCTCACATTTTTCACCTCGCAGCAGGAGGGTTTTGCACTGATTTACGGGGATGTGGGCTCGGGTAAGACGACCATTTCCCGTATCTTTCTCAACTCGCTCGATCGGGAGGCTTACAACACAGCGCTCATCCTGAACCCCGTAACCGACGAAACCGAATTTATGAAAGAGTTGCTCAAGGAGTTCTCAATCCAATATGAGCCGCATACCAAGAAAGAACTCTACGACACGCTGAGACACTTCTTGCTTGAAGAATTTCAAAAAGGAAAAGAAAACATTCTGATCATCGACGAGGCGCAACTGCTCTCCTACGAAATGCTCGAATTCATCAGGCTTCTGTCAAACATCGAGACTGACAAACGAAAGATACTCCACACTGTGTTCTTCGCCCAGCCTGAGTTTCTGGACCGGCTGAAAGACCCCGGTTTGAGACACCTTGCTCAGAGGATCACCGTGACCTACGGCATACGACCGCTCACGTACCACGAGGTGAAATCGTACATCAATTACCGGCTCTTTAAAGCCGGCTCCAGGGGACCCCTCGAATTCCAGGACAGGGCGGTCAGATTGATACACATGGCATCAAAGGGTTACCCGCGCCTCATCAACTATATCTGCGACCGGTGTCTGCTTGTGCTCTATGCCGCCTCCGCGCACACGGTCGACACCAGCGTGGTATCGAAGGTACTAATCGAAGAGAGTATCCCTCTTGCCTCCGTAAAAAAAACATGGCGTGAGAAGAGCATGCGGATCTATCCCTTAGCCGGAGGCGCCGCACTACTCGTGATCCTGGGTATGGCGGGCTACCACTTTTTCCTGCCGGACTCCCATAGACACTTCCTCACAGGTGCAAAGACGCCTTCGCAGATGTCGGCAGCGCCGAAATCTGAAGCGCAGGATAATTCGTATGCTCAAAACAATGGGCAGACAGGCGCGTATGCGACAGGGATGGCTTCAGGCGGGGCTTCATCCGGCTCAGGGAATATAGAAATCCCTCTGCGTAAGGTCGTCGTAAATACCGAGGCGGCCAATGTGAGACTGAGTCCGGACACGAACTCCCAGCGAATCGGGACCATCATGAAAGGGGCTATCCTTCCGGTCTTTGCCGAACAAATCGACAAGAACAATCTCAAATGGTACAGGATCGTTCTCTACGAGGGAACAGAGGGCTGGATAGCATCAACGGTAGTTGAGGCCGACTAA
- a CDS encoding glycoside hydrolase family 57 protein gives MEPVYISFLWHMHQPYYKNLFTGEYLLPWVLLHGTKDYYDMAAIVKEFPAMRQNFNLVPSLLAQLFDYENLEVNDSYVSVFNKEPKDLTASDKIFILTNFFNANWDNMIRPFPRYYELLRKRGFYYPKDGMDKIVGYFTDEELRDIQMFFFLAWIDPTFFELHDDLKYLKSKGRLFSEDDKKTLVGVQKMILKSIIPLYRELALSGQIELSTSPFYHPIIPLLIDSRSAKESMPNVALPDRPFARPDDASRQIGDALTLFKEIFGNKPRGVWPPEGSVSDDALALYMDHDVKWLATDEDILFESLNWGSRRDGNGFLSNPEILYKPYRYERREKEIQVIFRDQSLSDLISFHYSRMDAKDAASDCLRRIRTVRDSLRGKIREPLITIAMDGENAWENYKNDGRDFLKYLYEGILSDSGIVPTTISDYLSHCREFGELHHCFAGSWIGHNFSIWIGHSEDNAGWTELAETRDFLDAEDPGHSNAKAWESIYIAEGSDWFWWYGDEHSSENDEIFDFLFRENLSNVYRFLNKQPPEILSIPIIVEDRETRPTREPINFIHPQIDGRVTNYFEWIGAGYLEGRGHGVAMHETVSLIKGCYYGFDESNLFLRLDIDKTFVSDMADLSFEINIMARTDHKILYHLKTGVTETGLPVRAAFTENLEVMVPFDALGVSRKDKLNVWLSLKVRDMIVDRIPKRGYLSISVPSETFEAEMWYV, from the coding sequence ATGGAACCGGTTTACATATCATTCCTCTGGCACATGCATCAGCCCTACTACAAGAATCTCTTCACGGGAGAATACCTTCTGCCCTGGGTATTGCTGCATGGAACCAAGGACTATTACGATATGGCGGCAATAGTCAAAGAATTTCCCGCGATGAGACAGAATTTCAACCTGGTGCCCTCCCTTCTCGCGCAGCTTTTTGATTACGAGAACCTTGAGGTAAATGACTCCTATGTCTCCGTCTTCAATAAAGAGCCCAAAGATCTAACCGCCTCGGACAAAATTTTTATCCTCACCAACTTTTTCAACGCGAACTGGGACAATATGATTCGACCCTTCCCGCGATATTATGAGCTCCTGAGAAAAAGAGGGTTCTACTATCCCAAGGACGGGATGGACAAAATAGTGGGTTATTTCACCGACGAAGAATTGAGGGACATTCAGATGTTCTTCTTTCTCGCCTGGATCGACCCGACGTTCTTTGAGCTCCACGATGATTTGAAGTACTTGAAGTCCAAGGGACGACTCTTCAGCGAGGATGACAAAAAGACCCTTGTCGGCGTGCAGAAGATGATTCTGAAGAGTATTATCCCTCTTTACAGGGAACTTGCGTTAAGCGGTCAGATCGAGCTTTCAACCTCGCCATTTTATCATCCGATAATCCCTCTTCTTATCGACAGCAGGTCGGCGAAAGAGTCCATGCCGAACGTAGCGCTTCCGGATCGGCCCTTCGCAAGGCCGGACGATGCGTCCCGACAGATAGGAGACGCTCTAACTCTCTTCAAAGAAATCTTTGGAAACAAGCCACGTGGTGTCTGGCCTCCCGAGGGCTCGGTCAGCGATGATGCGCTGGCGCTCTATATGGATCACGATGTGAAATGGCTCGCCACAGATGAGGACATCCTTTTTGAAAGCTTAAACTGGGGATCACGACGGGACGGAAACGGGTTTTTGTCCAACCCCGAAATCCTTTACAAACCCTATCGGTACGAAAGAAGAGAGAAAGAGATTCAAGTGATCTTTCGGGATCAGTCCTTATCTGACCTCATATCGTTCCATTATTCGCGGATGGATGCAAAAGATGCGGCCTCAGATTGCTTAAGAAGGATAAGAACAGTTCGTGATTCCCTGCGGGGTAAAATCAGAGAGCCCTTGATCACGATAGCCATGGATGGTGAAAACGCCTGGGAGAACTACAAGAACGATGGAAGGGATTTCCTGAAGTATCTCTACGAAGGCATCCTTTCTGACTCAGGCATCGTCCCCACTACGATTTCGGACTATCTCAGTCATTGCAGGGAATTTGGCGAGCTTCATCATTGCTTTGCCGGTTCCTGGATCGGTCATAATTTTTCCATATGGATCGGCCATAGCGAGGACAACGCCGGCTGGACCGAGCTTGCCGAGACAAGGGATTTCCTGGATGCCGAAGACCCGGGTCACAGCAATGCCAAGGCGTGGGAATCGATCTATATAGCTGAAGGGAGTGATTGGTTCTGGTGGTACGGCGATGAGCATTCTTCCGAGAATGATGAGATTTTTGATTTCCTGTTCAGGGAGAACCTTTCCAATGTATACCGGTTTCTTAATAAACAGCCTCCGGAAATCTTGAGTATACCGATTATAGTGGAGGACCGTGAAACCAGACCCACAAGGGAGCCCATCAATTTCATTCATCCCCAGATAGATGGTCGTGTGACGAATTACTTCGAGTGGATAGGCGCCGGTTATCTCGAAGGAAGGGGCCACGGGGTGGCCATGCACGAGACGGTGTCACTGATAAAAGGGTGTTATTATGGATTTGATGAAAGCAATCTTTTTTTGAGACTCGATATCGACAAAACGTTTGTGAGCGACATGGCCGATCTCTCTTTTGAGATCAACATCATGGCCAGGACGGATCACAAGATTCTCTATCACCTCAAAACGGGCGTAACTGAGACCGGATTGCCCGTTCGTGCCGCGTTTACTGAAAACCTCGAAGTTATGGTACCATTTGACGCGCTCGGAGTTTCAAGGAAGGACAAATTAAACGTCTGGCTTTCCCTCAAAGTCAGGGACATGATCGTGGACAGAATTCCAAAAAGAGGATATCTCTCCATCAGCGTTCCCTCCGAGACCTTCGAAGCAGAGATGTGGTACGTCTAG
- a CDS encoding metallophosphoesterase, with product MKIGVLSDTHLTHVTDHFRKTMRTAFQDVQMIIHAGDITAPPVYDYLSNWELKAVKGNMDDYELQRLLPARRIEEIAGRKIGVMHGNGSPQGIEERVFREFQDVDVIIFGHSHVPFMKRKGDVFLFNPGSFRGSYSHPGTVGLITIGEEIALTHIEVE from the coding sequence ATGAAGATAGGTGTACTCTCCGACACACATCTCACCCATGTCACCGACCATTTCAGGAAGACAATGAGGACCGCGTTCCAGGATGTTCAGATGATCATTCATGCGGGCGATATAACGGCGCCCCCGGTGTATGATTATCTTTCCAACTGGGAACTTAAGGCGGTAAAAGGCAACATGGATGATTACGAACTGCAACGGCTTCTTCCGGCCAGAAGGATAGAAGAGATAGCAGGTAGAAAGATCGGCGTGATGCACGGAAACGGGTCTCCCCAGGGGATTGAGGAGAGGGTGTTCAGGGAATTTCAAGACGTAGACGTGATTATTTTCGGCCATTCTCATGTCCCTTTTATGAAAAGAAAAGGCGACGTCTTCTTATTCAATCCGGGAAGCTTCAGGGGAAGCTATTCGCATCCGGGGACCGTGGGTCTCATTACAATAGGTGAAGAGATTGCGCTTACCCATATTGAAGTTGAATAG
- a CDS encoding LptF/LptG family permease yields the protein MVHYLMEILRKTTSKFNVYIMKELATILLLSMGILTFILILGRLGKMADFVINKGVGISDILLLILYSTPLYLSFTLPMAFLLSVIVVLGRLSTENEILILKASGVDLKRLFVPITTLGALITVCALLNANLLLPKSGELFRNTFFDVLKKGISVEDKEGIFNDTIRGIVIYVDKVDTEKRILSGVVVSDERDKQIKQTISAQKGYINVDPDTLDLYFALENGNLHRWEKSTDTYRNVSFNNYTFSMNLSEMIPKVGELRKKPYEMNRAELKKTLADSENDSKRYDTLLDVYNVKGSLPFASVAFIFLTVPLGVKRKVEGKLSGMLYSLLLFLFYYLLMAVAENVGMTIHLPVILTSFLPNLTIAAMGIYLMRNLNEEEYATVWQRLKYLWAHSIEKTQ from the coding sequence ATGGTACATTACCTGATGGAAATATTGAGGAAAACAACTTCAAAATTCAATGTCTACATAATGAAAGAATTGGCCACCATCCTCCTTCTTTCAATGGGCATCCTCACCTTCATTCTCATACTCGGTCGCCTCGGCAAAATGGCCGATTTCGTTATCAACAAGGGGGTAGGGATCAGCGATATTCTCCTCCTCATCCTGTACTCCACCCCCCTCTATCTTTCATTCACGCTCCCCATGGCCTTTCTTCTCTCTGTGATTGTTGTGTTGGGAAGACTCTCCACAGAAAACGAAATCCTTATTCTCAAGGCAAGCGGCGTGGATTTGAAGCGCCTTTTCGTGCCGATCACAACGCTCGGAGCTCTCATAACCGTCTGCGCCCTCCTCAACGCAAACCTGCTTTTACCCAAGAGCGGGGAACTCTTCAGAAATACATTCTTCGACGTATTGAAGAAAGGCATATCCGTCGAAGATAAAGAGGGTATCTTTAACGATACCATACGGGGAATTGTCATATATGTGGACAAGGTCGACACGGAAAAAAGGATACTTTCAGGGGTCGTGGTTTCTGATGAGAGAGACAAACAGATCAAGCAGACCATATCCGCGCAAAAAGGATATATAAATGTGGACCCGGACACCCTTGATCTGTACTTCGCCCTTGAAAACGGGAACCTTCACCGATGGGAAAAATCGACCGATACTTACAGAAACGTGAGCTTCAACAACTATACCTTTTCCATGAACCTCTCGGAGATGATCCCCAAGGTGGGAGAACTGAGAAAGAAACCTTACGAGATGAACAGGGCCGAGTTGAAAAAGACCCTGGCCGACTCGGAGAACGACAGCAAGCGGTATGACACGCTGCTCGATGTATACAATGTCAAGGGTTCCCTGCCCTTCGCCTCTGTTGCGTTTATCTTTCTCACGGTCCCGCTTGGGGTCAAAAGAAAGGTCGAGGGCAAGCTTTCGGGCATGCTCTATAGCCTCTTGCTCTTTTTGTTCTATTACCTGCTCATGGCGGTGGCGGAAAATGTCGGCATGACCATTCACCTGCCCGTGATCCTCACTTCCTTTCTCCCCAATCTCACCATTGCGGCAATGGGCATCTACCTCATGAGAAACTTAAATGAAGAAGAATACGCCACCGTGTGGCAAAGACT